DNA from Kitasatospora herbaricolor:
GGGGGGTCAAGCCGGTCGAGGACCAGTCCACCGCGCTGCGGCTGGTCGTCCTCGCGGACCGGATGTACGACCGGGAGCTGCCGGTCACCGCCTCCGGCGTCCCGTTCGACCAGGTGTTCTCCGAGGAGATGCTGCGCGGCGGCTACCGCAAGAAGTACCTGCGCGCGGTCTCCCGCCTGGTCGCGCTGGCCCGCGACAGCGCCAAGGTCGGCTAGGACCGGACGGATCCCGGCGGGTGGGGACCGGCCGGTCCTGACCCGCGCCGGTCCTGGCCCCGGGGCCTACTCGGCCAGCGCTTCGAGCATCCTCGTGGTCAGCTCCGCCACCTCGGCGTGCGGTGCCGCGACGAGGGCGTCGAAGGCGCCGGCCGACCTGGCCAGCGCGATGCCGGCGACCGCGGCGACCGCGAGTTCGGCCCGCAGCCGGGCCCGGTCGGCGCCGGTGCGCTCCAGCCGCTGCTCCAGCGGTCCGGTGAGCCGGGCCGACAGCGCCGCCCGGGCGGCCCGCTGGACCACCTGGTCGTCGTGCGGACGGACGGCCGCCTGCAGCACGGGGCCGGGACCGACCCGGTCCACCTTGGCGAGCACCTCGTCCAGCCGGCCGGGGGCGAGGAGGTCGGCGGCCGGGGCCTCGTGATCCTGCTCGCTGTGCAGCGCGGCCACGTAAAGGGCCGCCTTGCTGCCGAAGTAGCGCGCGATCAGGGCCGGGTCCACCCCCGCCTGCTCGCCGATCTCCCGGACGGTCGTCCGCTCGTAACCCCGCTCGCCGAACAGGGCCCGTGCGGCGTCCAGCAGCGACCGGCGGCTGCCCTCGGCGTCCCGGCGGCGGGGCGTGGCCGCCGCCGCTGGGTTGGTGTCCGTCATCGGCCCTCCCGATGGTCCGCGGGGACGCGTCCGGGCCGGCTCCCGTCCTGGCCGT
Protein-coding regions in this window:
- a CDS encoding TetR/AcrR family transcriptional regulator gives rise to the protein MTDTNPAAAATPRRRDAEGSRRSLLDAARALFGERGYERTTVREIGEQAGVDPALIARYFGSKAALYVAALHSEQDHEAPAADLLAPGRLDEVLAKVDRVGPGPVLQAAVRPHDDQVVQRAARAALSARLTGPLEQRLERTGADRARLRAELAVAAVAGIALARSAGAFDALVAAPHAEVAELTTRMLEALAE